In one window of Equus asinus isolate D_3611 breed Donkey chromosome 16, EquAss-T2T_v2, whole genome shotgun sequence DNA:
- the KCNA2 gene encoding potassium voltage-gated channel subfamily A member 2: MTVATGDPADEAAALPGHPQDTYDPEADHECCERVVINISGLRFETQLKTLAQFPETLLGDPKKRMRYFDPLRNEYFFDRNRPSFDAILYYYQSGGRLRRPVNVPLDIFSEEIRFYELGEEAMEMFREDEGYIKEEERPLPENEFQRQVWLLFEYPESSGPARIIAIVSVMVILISIVSFCLETLPIFRDENEDMHGGGVTFHTYSNSTIGYQQSTSFTDPFFIVETLCIIWFSFEFLVRFFACPSKAGFFTNIMNIIDIVAIIPYFITLGTELAEKPEDAQQGQQAMSLAILRVIRLVRVFRIFKLSRHSKGLQILGQTLKASMRELGLLIFFLFIGVILFSSAVYFAEADERDSQFPSIPDAFWWAVVSMTTVGYGDMVPTTIGGKIVGSLCAIAGVLTIALPVPVIVSNFNYFYHRETEGEEQAQYLQVTSCPKIPSSPDLKKSRSASTISKSDYMEIQEGVNNSNEDFREENLKTANCTLANTNYVNITKMLTDV; the protein is encoded by the coding sequence ATGACAGTGGCCACCGGAGACCCAGCGGATGAGGCTGCCGCCCTCCCTGGGCACCCGCAGGACACCTATGACCCAGAGGCAGACCACGAGTGCTGTGAGAGGGTGGTGATCAACATCTCAGGGCTGCGGTTTGAGACCCAGCTAAAGACTTTAGCCCAGTTTCCAGAGACCCTCTTAGGGGACCCAAAGAAGCGGATGAGGTACTTTGACCCCCTCCGGAATGAGTACTTTTTCGATCGGAACCGCCCTAGCTTCGATGCCATTTTGTACTACTACCAGTCTGGGGGCCGGCTGAGGCGACCTGTGAACGTGCCCTTAGATATATTCTCTGAAGAAATTCGGTTTTATGAGCTGGGAGAAGAAGCGATGGAGATGTTTCGGGAAGATGAAGGCTACATCAAAGAGGAAGAGCGGCCTCTGCCCGAAAATGAGTTTCAGAGACAGGTGTGGCTTCTCTTTGAATACCCAGAGAGCTCAGGGCCTGCCAGGATTATAGCTATTGTCTCTGTCATGGTGATCTTGATCTCAATCGTCAGCTTCTGCCTGGAGACGTTGCCTATATTCCGGGATGAGAATGAAGACATGCACGGTGGTGGAGTGACCTTCCACACTTATTCCAACAGCACCATTGGGTACCAGCAGTCAACATCTTTCACTGACCCCTTCTTCATTGTAGAGACCCTCTGCATCATCTGGTTCTCCTTTGAATTCTTGGTGAGGTTCTTTGCCTGTCCCAGCAAAGCCGGCTTCTTCACCAACATCATGAACATCATTGACATTGTGGCCATCATCCCCTACTTCATCACCCTGGGGACAGAGCTGGCTGAGAAGCCAGAGGATGCCCAGCAGGGCCAGCAGGCCATGTCGCTGGCCATCCTCCGTGTCATCCGCTTGGTaagagtctttaggattttcaagTTGTCCAGACACTCCAAAGGTCTCCAGATTCTAGGTCAGACCCTCAAAGCCAGCATGAGAGAATTGGGCCTCCTgatcttcttcctcttcatcgGGGTCATCCTTTTCTCTAGTGCTGTCTATTTCGCAGAGGCCGATGAGCGAGATTCCCAGTTCCCCAGCATCCCAGATGCCTTCTGGTGGGCAGTCGTCTCCATGACAACTGTAGGCTATGGAGACATGGTTCCGACTACCATTGGGGGAAAGATCGTTGGCTCCCTATGTGCAATTGCAGGTGTCTTAACTATCGCCTTACCGGTCCCCGTCATAGTGTCCAATTTCAACTACTTCTACCAccgggagacagagggagaggaacAGGCCCAGTACTTGCAAGTGACGAGCTGTCCAAAGATCCCATCCTCCCCCGACCTAAAGAAAAGTAGAAGTGCCTCTACCATTAGTAAGTCTGATTACATGGAGATCCAGGAGGGGGTAAACAACAGTAACGAGGACTTTAGagaggaaaacttgaaaacagcCAACTGCACCTTGGCTAATACAAACTATGTGAATATTACCAAAATGTTAACTGATGTCTGA